The following are encoded together in the Methanosarcina flavescens genome:
- a CDS encoding adenine nucleotide alpha hydrolase family protein, translating to MSKLICKKCVLDSDIPGIQINEESGLCHFCETYTPLTLQEKTDYLTRIEKLFEQYAGTGNYDVIYALSGGKDSSYTLYKLKKDYPFLKVLAVQFNNGFTSEGAIKNAKKICEITGCDYFQLTMKEEILLDTFRKAAESYDAFPRFAKYRASDICNVCISIIKQKLIEKAITEKAPFIVFAFTAGQSPNPIIPLSANFLKWSRNLFETQLQKIGVDDKDEVFLLKKSVLANLGENVPSILHPLCLWDYNEDVILETLLEIGWESPGINDSNSTNCILNSFACYNHLKKYGFHSYTFDIAGLVRSGDMSREEGFEKITQELSQPLIMEAAKKLNFDLNRF from the coding sequence ATGTCAAAGCTAATATGCAAAAAGTGTGTTCTTGATTCCGATATTCCCGGTATCCAGATTAACGAGGAAAGTGGTCTCTGCCATTTCTGTGAGACATATACTCCTCTTACTCTTCAGGAAAAGACTGATTATCTGACAAGAATAGAAAAACTTTTTGAACAATACGCAGGGACGGGAAACTACGATGTAATTTATGCACTTTCAGGGGGCAAAGACTCTTCATACACCCTTTATAAACTTAAAAAAGATTATCCCTTTTTGAAAGTTCTTGCTGTTCAGTTCAATAATGGTTTTACTTCCGAGGGTGCAATTAAAAACGCAAAAAAGATTTGTGAGATTACAGGCTGTGATTATTTCCAGTTGACAATGAAAGAGGAAATTCTGCTTGATACATTCCGAAAAGCTGCTGAATCTTATGACGCCTTTCCTAGATTTGCCAAATATCGAGCCAGTGATATCTGTAATGTTTGCATCAGTATCATTAAGCAAAAACTGATCGAAAAAGCCATCACTGAGAAGGCTCCTTTTATTGTATTTGCTTTTACAGCTGGTCAGTCTCCTAATCCTATAATCCCTCTCTCGGCAAATTTTCTCAAGTGGTCAAGAAACCTGTTTGAAACCCAGCTCCAAAAAATAGGGGTTGATGATAAGGATGAAGTTTTCCTCCTGAAAAAATCGGTTCTTGCAAATCTGGGTGAGAATGTTCCGAGTATCCTTCATCCTCTCTGCCTATGGGATTATAATGAAGATGTAATACTTGAGACCCTGCTTGAAATCGGCTGGGAATCCCCAGGAATCAACGACAGCAACTCAACTAACTGTATCTTGAATTCCTTTGCCTGTTACAACCACCTGAAGAAATATGGATTCCACTCATACACCTTTGATATTGCAGGGCTTGTTCGAAGCGGGGATATGTCGAGGGAAGAAGGGTTTGAGAAAATTACTCAGGAACTCTCTCAACCCCTGATAATGGAGGCTGCAAAGAAGCTTAATTTCGATTTAAATCGATTTTGA
- a CDS encoding glycosyltransferase family 2 protein, with the protein MSSELCMDNSNQSMIKNKEQIFTAIKAPQNLTVILPAYNEEVSIGSIVLLSRLYADNVIVVDDGSSDRTAEIARKAGAEVIVHEVNRGKGEALKTGFTAAANLGADIIVTMDSDGQHNPADIPKLVDPIIRGEADIVSGSRYLNGLGRNTPVYRRFGQKILDRFTNLNSGLKITDSQSGFYAFAASTRDAFRFTDKGMAIESEMLADAGKAGFRTREVEIGARYDVECSTLSPIKHGFEVFSKILRDIELEKPLFCFTVPGTLLVIAGLSTGAYFLHVFISGGNLYFGPTILMVLLTVVGSFLALIGILLHSMSTIIRDIKGV; encoded by the coding sequence ATGAGCAGTGAGCTTTGTATGGATAATAGCAATCAAAGCATGATTAAAAACAAAGAACAAATATTCACTGCTATTAAGGCTCCTCAAAATCTAACTGTGATTCTTCCTGCTTACAATGAAGAAGTATCCATTGGAAGCATAGTCCTTCTTTCCAGATTGTATGCAGATAATGTCATCGTTGTTGATGATGGCAGTTCTGACCGCACAGCTGAAATAGCTAGAAAAGCCGGAGCTGAAGTGATAGTCCATGAAGTTAACCGCGGAAAAGGCGAAGCCTTAAAAACCGGCTTTACAGCAGCAGCTAATCTAGGTGCTGATATAATTGTGACAATGGACTCCGATGGTCAGCATAACCCTGCTGATATTCCGAAGTTAGTTGATCCTATTATCCGAGGTGAGGCTGATATTGTCAGCGGTAGCCGTTATTTAAATGGTCTGGGTAGAAATACTCCTGTCTACCGCCGTTTTGGACAAAAAATTCTGGACAGATTTACCAATCTGAACTCAGGTCTCAAAATTACTGATTCTCAGAGCGGCTTCTATGCATTTGCAGCTTCTACAAGAGATGCCTTTCGCTTCACTGACAAGGGTATGGCAATAGAAAGTGAAATGCTCGCAGATGCAGGAAAGGCAGGTTTTAGAACTAGAGAAGTAGAAATTGGTGCCCGTTATGATGTGGAGTGCTCGACTTTAAGCCCGATTAAACACGGATTTGAGGTTTTTTCAAAGATTTTAAGGGATATAGAGCTTGAGAAGCCCCTTTTCTGCTTCACAGTGCCTGGTACGCTACTTGTAATAGCCGGTCTCTCTACAGGAGCTTACTTTCTGCATGTCTTTATCTCAGGAGGAAACCTCTATTTCGGACCTACAATACTTATGGTTCTCCTTACTGTTGTAGGGAGCTTTTTGGCGCTGATTGGTATACTATTGCATTCAATGTCCACAATCATTAGAGATATCAAAGGAGTTTAA
- a CDS encoding glycosyltransferase, translating to MDNIPKVSVVVCSYSHERYWDTIETIESLVKQSYKNIEIVLVVDRNLDLFKAFNESEYLRSLDNLIIGFSNLPGLSNARNKGVELSSGSIIAFIDDDAIADKDWISNLAVFYKDPEVVSVGGPMKPLWISGEAKWIPEEFYWTMGCSYKSQKDTIHCVRSNFGSNMSFRSMVFSKVGLFDDKYGLINNNMRTGEETEFGIRILNTLNNSKIIYTPDAVVYHKIFEFRKSFSFLVKRCFGYGRAISNIGSQKKLVDNQLQSTETNFLSYLIKFSFPERLKNIIRLRSVCTNIANIVALLTFCMVVFGGFASGELIQLINSFSRVILHFNESSHNYFGKEKTD from the coding sequence ATGGATAATATTCCCAAAGTGTCTGTTGTTGTTTGCTCATATTCTCATGAGAGATATTGGGACACTATCGAGACGATAGAGTCGTTAGTCAAGCAATCTTATAAAAATATTGAGATTGTTCTAGTGGTCGATAGAAATCTAGATTTATTTAAAGCCTTTAATGAATCCGAGTATCTGAGATCATTAGATAATTTGATAATAGGTTTTTCAAATTTGCCTGGTTTATCGAATGCTCGAAATAAAGGAGTTGAACTCTCCTCTGGGAGTATTATCGCATTTATTGATGATGATGCTATCGCAGATAAAGACTGGATTTCTAATTTAGCAGTTTTTTATAAAGATCCAGAGGTTGTCAGCGTGGGAGGCCCTATGAAACCATTATGGATATCGGGTGAAGCTAAATGGATTCCAGAGGAGTTTTACTGGACAATGGGTTGTTCGTATAAAAGTCAAAAAGACACGATCCATTGTGTGAGGAGTAATTTCGGCTCTAATATGTCGTTTAGAAGTATGGTATTTAGTAAAGTTGGTCTTTTTGATGATAAATACGGTCTGATAAATAACAACATGAGAACTGGGGAAGAGACTGAATTTGGTATTAGAATTTTGAATACGTTAAATAATTCAAAGATAATATATACTCCAGACGCGGTTGTCTACCACAAAATATTTGAATTCCGTAAATCTTTTTCGTTTTTAGTGAAGCGATGTTTTGGATACGGTCGTGCGATATCAAATATAGGTAGTCAGAAAAAATTAGTAGATAATCAATTACAGTCGACGGAGACAAATTTTTTAAGTTATCTGATAAAATTTTCTTTCCCTGAAAGATTGAAAAATATTATTCGTCTAAGAAGCGTCTGTACTAACATTGCAAATATTGTTGCACTCCTTACTTTTTGTATGGTTGTATTTGGAGGCTTTGCCAGCGGGGAATTAATTCAATTGATTAACTCATTTTCAAGAGTTATTTTACATTTTAATGAAAGTTCGCATAATTATTTTGGCAAAGAGAAAACTGATTAA
- a CDS encoding oligosaccharide flippase family protein, with protein MSDEATHFLKNLSYVGFGTLIGMVFLFTFNVLVGRLLGPLEYGKFSLIQSISMFLYIPMLMGYHNAMVKYNAEVENYDRQKTVISTTYILVIIFTIVFVFIYLITPQKVLEYFSVPSEMFHLSIVFAVLYVIYTLLISTLNGLHKMKIFAMVAPIHSSILLFTLLCVVYTNALTYKSAIFSMFVAYLITSSFMLIYISRYLVPIFDTSWANTLTKFAIYSIIGSLIFILYTNINQIFINMYMNTEALGIYNAYSFASINTAAIFFNIFNSVFFPTASKCNDMTIILKRINKITPYLIGFGIPIMVFIQFVILNIYGSSYTIDILLMISFAIFSILIVYYGIYNWTFCSRGINGVKSVNKSSILIAIINIILAMYLIPRMGIIGAPISTAIALIIGIYFLLNKGKF; from the coding sequence ATGAGTGATGAGGCCACCCACTTTCTTAAAAATTTATCATATGTAGGATTTGGAACATTAATTGGAATGGTTTTTTTATTTACTTTTAACGTGCTTGTTGGCAGACTTCTTGGTCCATTAGAATATGGAAAGTTCAGTCTAATTCAATCTATCTCAATGTTTTTGTATATTCCAATGCTTATGGGTTATCATAATGCAATGGTAAAATACAACGCTGAAGTAGAAAACTATGATAGACAGAAAACTGTGATCTCAACAACTTATATTTTAGTAATCATTTTTACAATAGTATTTGTGTTTATATATTTAATTACTCCGCAAAAAGTATTAGAATATTTTTCTGTGCCTAGCGAAATGTTCCATCTATCTATTGTTTTTGCTGTACTGTATGTAATTTATACTCTTCTAATAAGTACATTGAATGGATTACATAAGATGAAAATCTTTGCAATGGTTGCCCCAATCCATAGTTCAATACTGCTATTTACATTATTATGCGTAGTTTATACAAACGCACTAACATATAAATCTGCAATATTTTCAATGTTTGTTGCATATCTAATAACAAGTAGCTTTATGTTGATTTATATTAGCAGGTATCTCGTACCTATATTTGATACCTCTTGGGCAAACACATTGACAAAATTTGCCATATACTCAATAATTGGAAGCCTAATATTTATATTATATACTAATATAAATCAAATATTTATCAATATGTATATGAATACTGAAGCCCTGGGGATATACAATGCCTACAGTTTTGCTTCGATAAATACTGCAGCCATATTTTTTAATATTTTTAATAGTGTATTTTTTCCAACTGCATCAAAATGTAATGATATGACTATCATTTTAAAAAGAATTAATAAGATTACACCCTATTTAATTGGATTTGGAATTCCTATTATGGTTTTTATCCAATTTGTTATTTTAAATATATATGGCAGTTCATATACCATAGATATTCTATTAATGATTTCATTTGCTATTTTTAGTATTTTGATCGTTTATTATGGAATATATAATTGGACTTTCTGCTCAAGAGGTATAAATGGTGTTAAATCAGTAAATAAATCCTCAATCCTGATAGCAATCATCAATATAATTTTGGCTATGTATCTTATACCACGTATGGGAATAATTGGAGCCCCAATATCAACTGCTATTGCGTTAATTATAGGAATATATTTTTTATTAAACAAAGGAAAATTTTAA
- a CDS encoding 2-oxoacid:acceptor oxidoreductase family protein, with protein sequence MSEKYIVKAFNADELAFEAGSRLSMNVVMVGAVSGYLPIPKETLLESIKALVPQKMVEVNLRAFEAGKQKVEES encoded by the coding sequence TTGTCTGAAAAATACATAGTAAAAGCCTTCAATGCCGATGAACTGGCGTTTGAAGCCGGGAGCAGGCTTTCAATGAATGTCGTAATGGTAGGGGCAGTTTCAGGCTATCTGCCCATTCCGAAAGAAACCCTGCTTGAGAGCATAAAAGCCCTTGTGCCTCAGAAAATGGTTGAAGTGAATCTCAGGGCTTTTGAAGCAGGAAAACAGAAAGTAGAGGAAAGTTGA
- a CDS encoding transposase, giving the protein MNGILYVVTTGCIRKYNRRRGIKSNIPVNKRNRKKKKKGRPIKVDWEEFKKKSAIERFFSWIESYKKVFPRYEVKEISYLGVVMLAAIVRVNQVLG; this is encoded by the coding sequence ATGAATGGGATTTTGTATGTTGTTACAACAGGTTGTATCAGAAAATATAATAGAAGAAGAGGAATAAAGTCCAATATACCAGTAAACAAAAGAAATAGAAAGAAAAAGAAGAAAGGAAGACCAATAAAGGTAGATTGGGAAGAGTTCAAAAAGAAAAGTGCAATAGAAAGGTTCTTTAGCTGGATAGAGTCATACAAGAAAGTTTTTCCAAGATATGAAGTCAAAGAAATATCATACCTTGGAGTTGTAATGTTAGCAGCAATAGTGAGGGTAAATCAAGTTTTGGGATGA
- a CDS encoding DUF5305 family protein — MFQEYSRVVYEEKNITAYTQRANYTYSAPVTEPNPLYPEGTQLGMGKPAYFFSVSPTADISFVYSLEAAESADISVEANTVILASCKGGYGEEQKIFWQKGFPLGDSKTAQLKSGEVLTSNFTLDVPQIQSKAKEIQDQLNYSSDPTIEIVTSINYEGKINGKEITGTESFAIPVNISSTYYQMPEEFGFVKNTYNNIWVQKPPSLSTVKLPLLLFLLSVVLLGAMIPVRKMSRVDPEYIERLEKEEKNSSFKEFISEGKLPENRKSLLQVEISSLQDLIDAAADMNERVIHDAGTGTYFTIHSGALYIFFDAPLGENQINN, encoded by the coding sequence ATGTTTCAGGAATATTCCAGAGTGGTATATGAAGAAAAGAATATAACTGCTTATACACAGCGTGCCAATTATACATACTCGGCTCCTGTAACTGAGCCAAACCCTCTCTACCCTGAAGGAACTCAGCTTGGAATGGGAAAGCCGGCTTATTTCTTTTCCGTATCTCCTACCGCAGACATCTCATTCGTATATAGCCTTGAAGCTGCAGAATCTGCTGACATTAGCGTGGAAGCTAATACAGTGATTTTGGCAAGCTGCAAGGGAGGGTACGGAGAAGAACAGAAAATTTTCTGGCAGAAGGGGTTCCCTCTTGGAGATTCAAAAACTGCTCAATTGAAAAGTGGGGAAGTTCTTACCTCTAATTTTACCCTTGATGTCCCTCAAATCCAGTCAAAAGCCAAAGAGATTCAGGATCAGCTGAACTATTCCTCGGATCCTACAATCGAAATTGTTACTTCCATCAATTATGAAGGTAAAATAAATGGGAAAGAAATTACGGGTACAGAGAGCTTTGCTATACCTGTTAACATCAGTTCTACATACTACCAGATGCCTGAAGAATTTGGGTTCGTCAAGAATACATATAATAATATCTGGGTCCAGAAACCTCCTTCTCTCTCAACGGTAAAACTCCCTCTGCTTTTATTCCTATTAAGCGTGGTCCTGCTTGGAGCGATGATTCCCGTCAGGAAAATGAGTAGAGTTGATCCTGAGTACATTGAAAGACTGGAAAAAGAAGAAAAAAATTCGTCTTTTAAGGAGTTTATAAGCGAGGGCAAACTCCCAGAAAACAGGAAATCCCTTCTGCAGGTCGAGATTTCTTCACTTCAGGATCTTATAGATGCTGCTGCTGATATGAATGAAAGAGTAATCCATGATGCTGGAACCGGCACATATTTCACAATTCATAGTGGTGCATTGTACATTTTCTTTGATGCACCTCTAGGAGAAAACCAGATAAACAATTAA
- the nadE gene encoding NAD(+) synthase, producing the protein MEAAEGKNVHILEELNRDIENLSLNLKKFIKEQVSVFKKRGVVIGVSGGIDSAIALTLCVHALGKENVYCLLLPEDESSPSSAALGAEICESLGVPYEEVSISPILRSLNIYDKKEQIIKRTCPDYDPDLHKTSLVLPDFLNQGLLNVPYIQLVKDGVPAGKYRLKANDYLELIGLQNVKQRSRMLVQYMYAEKLNYAVCGTTNKTELFLGQFVKYGDGGSDFEPLADCYKVQVYALGRLLNVNEAIMKRPPSADTWSHFTSDEEFYWRMPLEILDQLLYAQEHQLPTEVIEKNTGLSSETIEKVLIHINRIRDSTEYVRAAPPICYISR; encoded by the coding sequence ATGGAAGCAGCAGAAGGTAAAAATGTCCATATTCTGGAAGAACTTAATCGAGATATTGAAAATTTATCTTTAAATCTCAAGAAATTTATTAAAGAGCAAGTAAGTGTTTTTAAGAAAAGAGGGGTGGTCATAGGAGTATCTGGAGGAATAGACTCTGCAATAGCATTAACCCTCTGTGTCCATGCACTTGGGAAGGAAAACGTGTACTGTCTTCTCCTTCCTGAAGACGAATCCTCTCCTTCCAGCGCAGCCCTTGGAGCTGAAATCTGTGAGAGCCTTGGAGTTCCATACGAGGAAGTGTCCATCTCCCCTATCCTCAGGTCGCTTAATATCTATGATAAAAAGGAACAGATTATAAAGCGAACCTGCCCTGATTACGACCCTGATCTCCATAAGACGTCGCTTGTTCTTCCTGATTTTCTTAACCAGGGACTTTTAAATGTTCCTTATATCCAGCTTGTTAAAGATGGGGTACCTGCTGGGAAGTACAGACTGAAAGCGAATGATTATCTTGAATTAATAGGACTTCAGAATGTCAAACAGAGATCTCGAATGCTTGTTCAGTATATGTATGCTGAGAAGTTGAACTATGCGGTTTGCGGGACAACGAATAAGACAGAACTGTTTCTTGGTCAGTTTGTGAAATACGGGGATGGAGGCTCAGATTTTGAACCTCTAGCTGACTGTTATAAGGTCCAGGTTTATGCCCTGGGTAGACTGCTTAATGTCAACGAAGCTATTATGAAACGTCCTCCAAGTGCTGATACCTGGAGCCATTTTACTAGTGATGAAGAATTTTACTGGCGTATGCCTCTTGAGATTCTGGATCAGCTTCTGTACGCTCAGGAGCACCAGTTGCCGACCGAGGTGATTGAGAAAAATACCGGACTATCAAGTGAAACTATAGAAAAAGTCCTGATACATATCAACAGGATTAGAGATAGTACGGAGTATGTACGAGCCGCGCCGCCTATCTGCTATATTAGCAGGTAA
- a CDS encoding class I adenylate-forming enzyme family protein — MRIDAYISEYARKTPQNIALEEGTNSISYSCLDTDINAIASHLTDFNHCRFAILAESSMRYIKMLMAVYRSANIAIPLPIEFPRFSLEKLLDTAHINNILTTDTQYSRFGEGFFERFGTVIVLSRDTSVNILRKNIETERNNPELRLVLYTSGTTGTPKGVMLSDRNLVSNAESIIKVLRLTSSDKGALVISPHHAFGNSIINSHLASGGSVCVGNMNFIASVFNLIESDVSIFYGVPSTYRILLKYPDRFKRSFAKVRTAASAGGGMDKAIVKEMKELVPGLEILPMYGQTEATARLAYLPAEDVDEFVDTIGKAIPGVTLDVFDSDCNPAEINTTGELVAAGDNIMLGYLDDEIATEKKIINGWLHTGDLAQKLPNGYIRLLGRKDDLIKIGDHRVNPREIERNIEENTEVSKVFVVPVPHELMGTAISLLVIPSEGTEIENLFSFCRKNLPGYLCPREILFIDHLPLSENGKISNRSIIEEYKHVKANMQKVCS, encoded by the coding sequence ATGCGGATTGATGCGTATATCAGCGAGTACGCCAGAAAAACCCCTCAAAATATTGCTCTTGAAGAGGGCACAAATTCCATTTCCTATAGCTGCCTTGACACTGATATAAATGCTATTGCTTCACATTTGACAGATTTTAATCACTGTCGGTTTGCAATCCTGGCAGAGTCAAGCATGCGGTATATAAAGATGCTTATGGCAGTATACCGATCAGCTAACATTGCCATTCCTCTGCCAATAGAATTTCCCAGGTTCAGTCTTGAGAAGCTTCTTGACACAGCCCATATCAACAATATCCTCACAACCGATACCCAGTACTCAAGATTTGGAGAGGGATTTTTTGAGCGTTTTGGAACTGTAATAGTTCTTTCCAGGGATACTTCCGTAAACATTCTCCGCAAAAATATCGAGACTGAACGGAATAATCCTGAACTTCGGCTTGTTCTTTATACCTCAGGCACAACAGGTACTCCAAAAGGAGTCATGTTAAGTGACAGAAATCTTGTATCAAATGCAGAATCCATAATCAAGGTACTTCGGCTAACCTCCAGTGATAAAGGAGCGCTTGTAATATCCCCTCATCATGCTTTTGGGAATTCCATAATTAACTCCCACCTGGCGTCTGGGGGTTCGGTCTGTGTTGGGAATATGAATTTCATTGCTTCAGTTTTCAACCTTATAGAATCAGATGTCTCAATATTTTATGGAGTACCCAGCACTTACCGTATACTTCTCAAATATCCTGATAGATTCAAACGATCCTTTGCAAAGGTCAGAACTGCTGCATCGGCAGGTGGAGGAATGGATAAAGCTATTGTGAAAGAAATGAAGGAGTTAGTTCCTGGTCTTGAAATCCTTCCTATGTACGGCCAGACTGAAGCGACTGCTAGACTTGCCTACCTGCCCGCAGAAGATGTGGATGAGTTTGTTGACACTATAGGAAAAGCAATTCCTGGTGTTACACTTGATGTTTTTGACTCCGATTGCAATCCCGCAGAGATTAACACAACAGGCGAACTGGTTGCTGCTGGAGATAATATTATGCTGGGTTATCTGGACGACGAGATTGCAACTGAAAAGAAAATTATCAATGGTTGGCTTCATACCGGCGATCTTGCACAGAAACTTCCCAATGGATATATCCGACTTCTCGGGCGCAAAGATGACCTTATAAAAATAGGTGACCATCGTGTTAATCCGCGAGAGATTGAAAGAAATATAGAAGAGAATACCGAGGTCTCCAAGGTTTTTGTCGTACCTGTGCCTCATGAGCTTATGGGAACTGCAATCAGTCTCCTTGTCATACCTTCAGAAGGAACAGAAATCGAAAATCTGTTTTCGTTCTGCCGTAAAAACCTTCCAGGCTACCTGTGCCCAAGAGAAATCCTGTTCATTGATCATCTACCCTTGAGCGAAAACGGGAAAATATCCAATCGATCCATAATAGAGGAGTACAAACATGTCAAAGCTAATATGCAAAAAGTGTGTTCTTGA
- a CDS encoding glycosyltransferase family 4 protein: MKLIYFYPKTDNAPANLARELYSAIKIQKDLDLCISLYPCNDLYPMGSCSLIDLLFHSNDFIGVHMTTSPFFAPIKRFLLHLIAVLKGTPIILNYHGDIRIETMNQLKNKNWVNFLKYIPSYLFVSRFLKNAEKVIVNSYNMKSLVERKYNVSNVCVIPNAIDDFWFSKSKSKIHLEGCPSIFYHGRLSYEKGVDLLIKGLAKSKRSDAILYISGIGDQLDYLKSIAAEEGISDNVKFLGKTTNDELKMYLSSVDLAIYPSRYEPFSLAILEAFATLNGIVFYSNKAGINDFVNNMNFELKSFEPTVDEIANIIRSHYSAEEVDHIVSMQKKFAKFFTWDSVSTQYLQIYNELKMKYEIAKRA, translated from the coding sequence ATGAAATTAATATATTTTTATCCTAAAACAGACAATGCACCTGCAAATTTAGCACGTGAGTTATACTCAGCTATTAAAATTCAAAAAGATTTAGATTTATGTATCAGTCTTTATCCTTGCAACGATCTATATCCAATGGGATCATGCAGCTTAATTGATTTACTTTTTCATTCTAATGATTTTATTGGTGTTCATATGACTACAAGTCCTTTTTTTGCTCCAATAAAACGATTTTTATTGCATCTAATAGCTGTATTAAAAGGAACACCTATTATTTTAAATTATCATGGTGATATTCGAATAGAAACTATGAATCAGCTTAAAAATAAAAACTGGGTCAACTTCCTTAAATATATTCCAAGCTATCTTTTTGTTTCCCGATTCCTGAAAAATGCAGAAAAGGTAATTGTAAATTCATATAATATGAAATCTCTTGTTGAGAGAAAATATAATGTATCAAATGTTTGCGTTATACCCAATGCAATAGATGATTTTTGGTTTTCTAAAAGCAAATCAAAAATACATCTGGAAGGTTGTCCTTCTATTTTCTATCATGGCAGACTTTCTTATGAAAAAGGGGTTGATCTTCTTATTAAAGGTCTTGCAAAGAGTAAAAGATCAGATGCAATTTTATATATTTCAGGCATTGGTGATCAATTAGATTACTTGAAGTCTATTGCTGCAGAAGAAGGAATTAGTGATAACGTAAAGTTTTTAGGTAAAACTACAAACGATGAACTGAAGATGTATCTATCAAGTGTTGATCTGGCAATATATCCTTCTAGATATGAACCTTTTTCCCTTGCTATTTTAGAGGCTTTTGCTACACTAAACGGTATTGTATTCTATTCTAATAAGGCAGGGATAAATGACTTTGTAAATAATATGAATTTTGAGCTGAAATCTTTTGAACCCACTGTTGACGAAATTGCGAATATTATTCGGAGTCACTATTCTGCCGAAGAAGTGGATCACATTGTATCAATGCAAAAGAAATTTGCAAAATTTTTTACATGGGATTCAGTTTCTACTCAATATCTTCAAATATACAATGAGTTGAAAATGAAGTATGAAATTGCAAAAAGAGCATGA
- a CDS encoding acyl carrier protein → MEQIKNDIVDYLKANSFMDNNTLLNDNDSLTQNGIIDSIGLLELMDYICEKYSIDIPEDMLTPENFDTLEGIANMIIKLSK, encoded by the coding sequence ATGGAACAAATTAAGAATGATATTGTCGATTATTTGAAGGCTAATTCTTTTATGGACAATAACACTCTCCTGAATGATAATGATTCTCTCACTCAAAATGGCATAATAGATTCAATTGGTTTGCTTGAACTTATGGATTATATCTGTGAGAAATATTCTATTGATATTCCTGAGGACATGCTCACCCCGGAAAATTTTGATACTCTGGAAGGAATTGCGAATATGATAATTAAGCTGTCGAAGTGA
- a CDS encoding 2-oxoacid:acceptor oxidoreductase family protein, with the protein MDSHRTSPIVSHIRIWQTYGSMIPKKGADLMLALEPMEAVRYLDFLKDGGIIIVNTQPVVPVTVTSGQAKYPEVSDTLDALV; encoded by the coding sequence ATGGATTCCCATAGAACATCGCCGATTGTGAGCCATATCCGGATCTGGCAAACTTATGGCTCCATGATCCCGAAAAAAGGCGCAGACCTTATGCTTGCCCTTGAGCCAATGGAAGCCGTAAGGTACCTAGATTTCCTGAAAGACGGTGGGATTATTATAGTAAATACCCAGCCTGTAGTTCCTGTAACCGTTACTTCGGGTCAGGCAAAATACCCTGAGGTTTCAGATACCCTTGATGCCCTTGTCTGA